The Methanolobus sp. WCC4 genome includes the window GACGGAGATATTGAGAATATACTTACTGCTGACAAACTGACGGAGTTATTTGGTATTCCGGTCGAGGTTGGTAAGGATAAGGGATATTATCATGCTTGGTGCTGAAATAAAGATCAAAAATGATGAATGAAACTGTAAAATATACCTAACTATTCCAATATTAACAAATAAAAGGAAAAAGCCTCCATACTTGTTATTCATTATCCATAGAGATACCCTCAACTTGAGTATCTAGAATTTGCTTCATTAAAATATAAGAAAATTTAATGCCTTCATTTTCAGTTAAAATGTCTTTCAGATATATTTTTGAATCATCATATTTTTGAGGGAAATTGATACTCAAATAAGTCATTCGCTTTTTATCTTGTTCCCAAAAACGATATTTTACTTCTTTTTTCCCTTGAAACTCTGAAATAAATTTATCTATGAATTGATCTTCCCTGTGCCAATTAATTAGAGATTTCGTTACATATACATCATCCCATGTATCATAGAATGGAAAATGTGCAATTACATTCCTGATAAACTTGAACAATTTAGTTCCAATCACTGATTCCATTGGTGGACGAGATTTTTCAATGTCTTGAATTACCCACTTTATTGGCACATAATTCAACAATTCGGTGTATACTGCAAATCCATCTTTTATTCTGGAATATCTATAATTTGCATCTTTTTCAAAAAAAGAGTCATCTATTATTTCCGCAAAAAGATTATAAAACCGATTATATGCTAAATCTAAAAACTCTTTTTCTGCATGGTTTGGTCTTAATTCTTCGGCCATGTATATAAATAAATTTTGATGATGATATAACTCTTATGGTTTTTATTTTATTGCAATTCAATGAATATGTGGAAGATTATCATATTAGGTTTTAAGCTGGATAGCAAATTGTTCAAATCACCAAACCCGCACAATTCTCTTTTAGTATATGCATTCAAATATAATTGGCTCATATTCTAGCCCAAAAATGAGATTACACTAATATATTACAACTTTTACACGGATGATACCATGAGGGAATTTATCGACCAGCTCAGGAAGAACGGGAAACTTGTCGAGATCACAGAGCCTGTTTCAAAGGTGTTCGAAGCACCACGTATTGCAAAGAAGACACCCGGACCGGTGCTGTTCCATGACATTGATGGTAACAAGGCCATCATGAACGTGCTCGGTTCAAGGGATGAGCTTGCAACGATGTTCGGTGTGGACAAGGACAAGATCATCAAGAGGCTCTCAGAGGTTTCACCTGATGGCGAGGTCGTTGTTGTTAAGGAATCACCAACAATGGAAGTTATCGAGGATGATGTTGACCTGACAAAGCTCCCTATAATGACACACTTCGAGAAGGATGCAGGACCATACCTTACAGCTGGAATTGTTGTTACAGAATACGATGGTGTCATGAATGCAGCTATCCACAGGCTTCTAGTCGTTGACAAGACAAGACTTGCAGCACGTCTTGTAGCTCCAAGGCACAGCTATGTCATGCATAAGAAGGCATCCGACAAAGGAGAAAAACTCCCTATCGCTATCGTGCTTGGTGCTGACCCTACAGTTACCTTCGCATCGACCACACGTGTGCCTGCCGGAAAGGAATTCCACTATGCAGCAGCACTTCGTGGCAGACCTGTAGAACTCTTTGAATGCTCCAATGGCATCAAAGTGCCTCATGCAGAGATCGTCCTTGAAGGTTACATCAATCCGACCGAAAGAGTAGATGAAGGACCATTCGTAGACATCACCGGAACATACGACCTTGTGAGACAGGAACCTGTCATACACATCACAAGAATACTGCACCGCAAAGACCCGATCTATCACGGAATACTTCCTGCCGGTCCTGAACACCTGCTCATGATGGGAGTACCATATGAGCCAAGGATATTCAATGCGGTCAGCGAAGTAACCACCGTGAAGAACGTAGTGCTCACAGAAGGTGGATGCTGTTATCTCCATGCTGTTGTGCAGATCGAGAAACAGACGGAAGGTGACGGAAAGAACGCTATCATGGCAGCCTTTGCAGCACACACAAGTCTGAAGCATGTGGTCGTAGTTGATGATGACATCGATATCTTTGACCTGCATGATGTTGAATTTGCCATTGCCACCAGAGTGAAGGGTGACATGGACGTTATGATAATACCAAATGTGAGAGGAAGTTCACTCGATCCAAGAGGAGCGCCTGATGGAACCACCACCAAAATGGGAATCGATGCCACCAAGGTCCTGAAAGAAGCCCAGAACTTCGAACGTGCAAAGATGCCAGAGTGAGAACTAAAGGAAGAGCGGCGGAACAAGAATGTACCTCACACCTGAAGAAGAGAAGACACTGAATGGCGAATACGGAGAAAGTCTCCAGAAAGCCATAGAGATCCTTGTTGCACTGGGAGATATCTACGGTGCGGACAAACTCATACCTGTAAAGAGCGCACAGATAGCCGGAGTATCATATAAGACGATTGGAGATGCAGGACTTGAGTGGATATCCGACCTTGAAGGAAAAGTGAAGATCCCTTCCATTCTCAACCCTGCCGGTATGGACATCGTTCGCTGGGATGAGATGGGAATCGACCCTGTTTTTGCAAAGAAGCAGCAAGAGATCATTGAGGCTTACGCCAAACTCGGCATCCAGACAAAATGCACCTGCACACCTTATTATCTTGAAGGATTCGACGTTAAGCTGGATGACCACGTCGCATGGAGCGAGTCTTCGGCAGTATCCTATTGTAACTCTGTGATCGGTGCAAGGACAAACCGTGAAGGCGGACCCTCTGCACTCTCTGCAGCACTTGTTGGAAAGACAGCGAACTACGGATACCACCTTGATGAGATGCGAGAACCAGTAATTGCCGTGGAAGTTGATTGCGAACTTTCAGGCTCCGACCTTGGTGCTCTCGGCTATAGTGTTGGCAAGACCATCGGAAGCAGGGTACCCATATTCTACATGAAGAACGAACCTTCAAAGAACGAGATGAAATCCCTGGGAGCAGCACTTGCAGCATCCGGGGCTGTGGCACTCTATCATATAGATGGTGTAACACCTGAAGCCTCCAGAAAGACATTTACAAGACCAGATGAAGTGATCCCTGTTGAAAGGTCACAGATAGACGAGGTCTATGAAACTAATAAGGACATACTTTCCAGTGAGATAGTGACCGTGGGATGCCCTCACTGCTCACCTGAGGAACTGGAAGAGATCGCAGACCTTGTGGAAGGGAAGAAACTCAAAAAGGAGATGTGGGTATGCACAGCAAGGGAAGTTGCTGAAGGGCATCCCGACCTTGTTCAGAGGATCGAGAAGAGCGGCGCAAAGGTCGTGTGTGATACCTGCATGGTGGTCTCACCTGCAACTAACAAGTACGCATCCATGACAGTGAACTCAGGAAAGGCTCTTGCATATGTGCCAAGCATGTGCAAGGTAGCTGCGAAGTATGCGAGCATTGAGGACTGCATCAAAGAGGCAGGTGTTATCGATGAGAATTAAGTGCAGGACAATATCCAGAGGTATTGCCGAAGGAGAGGTCCTCCTCACCCGCGATGCTATCTCATTCCTCGGTAACGTTGACCCGGAGACAGGAGAGGTCGTGGAACCCCAGCATGAACTGTACGGACAGTCCATTGCCGGAAAGGTCCTTGTTTTCCCGCATGGAAAAGGTTCCACTGTTGGTTCCTATGTCATCTACCAGCTCTTCAAGAATGGTGTTGCACCCGCTGCAATGATCAATCTTGAATCAGAACCAATTGTGGCCGTTGGTGCGATCATATCCGAAGTACCACTTGTGGACAGGCTTGAGAAGGACCCCTATGAGATGCTGAAAAATGGCGATATGGTCATGGTCAACAGCACAGAGGCCTTTGTCGAGATAAAGAACAAGGAATAGAGACAAATATGGATGTCTGTTTTCGCTGGAACAAGAAGAACACCTACAGTCTTGCAGCACTGGCTCCGCTTGTTCCGGGAGCCTTGAAGGTCAAAGCGCCCCATGACGGGATAATGATATATAGCTTTGCCACCCGGCAGGCCGGACCGATCTTCAGTGAAGTGAAGAAGGCAGATACAGATTCTATTTTCATTGCAGGCGGCCCCCATCCATCCGGGGCACCTGAAGATACACTGGAACACTTCGACTATGTAGTGATAGGAGAGGGCGAGGAGACATTACCTGAACTTATAGATGCCATCGTTGCAGGAAAGGATGTTTCCTGTGTGAAAGGTATCGCCTACAAGGACGAGAACGGGAACACAGTGATCACTGAAAAACGCGACCCTGTTGACCTCGATAAGTATCCCTGCTTTGACCCCAACATCGTGATGTCGCCCCTTGAGATCAGCAGAGGATGTCCTTTCAGGTGCAGATACTGTCAGACCCCACGCCTTTTTGGCAACAAGATGAGACATCGAAGTATAGATAATATAGTTCATTTTGCGAAATACTATCGTGACCTCAGGTTCACATCCTCAAATGCTCTTGCTTATGGAAGTGACGGAATTCATCCACGTCTGGACAAAGTGGAGAAGCTCCTGTCAGCACTGAAGGACACAGGTGCAAGGGATATCTTCTTCGGGACATTCCCTTCAGAGGTCAGGCCCGAGTTCGTTACCGATGAGTCACTGGAACTTATCACCAAATACTGCACTAACACGAAAGTGAGCCTTGGAGCACAATCAGGAAGCGACCGCATCCTTAGAGAGATACTCAGGGGACACACCGTAGATGATGTTGTCCGAAGCCTTGAACTCTGTTTTGACCACGGAATAACACCTATGGTGGACTTCATGGTAGGATTCCCTGATGAAACAGAAGAGGAACAGGATATGAGCCTTGAGCTCATTCAGTGGATATGTAAAAAGGGCGGGAATGTACATTCACATTACCTGACACCACTGCCGGGAACTCCTTTTGCCGATGTGGAAACATCACCTGTGAGCAAGCGTTACAAGAAAGTGATGGGGAAGCTTGCACTTACTGGCCAGGCTACCGGTTCATGGGAATGAACAAACAATTATCATTCATCATCATCCAGACCTGCATAGATATCCCCTGCCAGATGGATCGAGACAGCTACCATGAAAGCTGTGATGCTTGAGGTTGCAAAGACCGCCCGAAGACTGAAATTGAAGAGCACCAGTGCGAGGATGAGAGGGGCTGCTGTCTGGCCCACGTATTTCATGATATTATAGAGGGAAACGATACCTCCCATCATTTTCGGCGGGGCCACCTGGGTTATGAGTGTGTTGAGCGA containing:
- a CDS encoding UbiD family decarboxylase, whose amino-acid sequence is MREFIDQLRKNGKLVEITEPVSKVFEAPRIAKKTPGPVLFHDIDGNKAIMNVLGSRDELATMFGVDKDKIIKRLSEVSPDGEVVVVKESPTMEVIEDDVDLTKLPIMTHFEKDAGPYLTAGIVVTEYDGVMNAAIHRLLVVDKTRLAARLVAPRHSYVMHKKASDKGEKLPIAIVLGADPTVTFASTTRVPAGKEFHYAAALRGRPVELFECSNGIKVPHAEIVLEGYINPTERVDEGPFVDITGTYDLVRQEPVIHITRILHRKDPIYHGILPAGPEHLLMMGVPYEPRIFNAVSEVTTVKNVVLTEGGCCYLHAVVQIEKQTEGDGKNAIMAAFAAHTSLKHVVVVDDDIDIFDLHDVEFAIATRVKGDMDVMIIPNVRGSSLDPRGAPDGTTTKMGIDATKVLKEAQNFERAKMPE
- a CDS encoding aconitase X catalytic domain-containing protein, with the protein product MYLTPEEEKTLNGEYGESLQKAIEILVALGDIYGADKLIPVKSAQIAGVSYKTIGDAGLEWISDLEGKVKIPSILNPAGMDIVRWDEMGIDPVFAKKQQEIIEAYAKLGIQTKCTCTPYYLEGFDVKLDDHVAWSESSAVSYCNSVIGARTNREGGPSALSAALVGKTANYGYHLDEMREPVIAVEVDCELSGSDLGALGYSVGKTIGSRVPIFYMKNEPSKNEMKSLGAALAASGAVALYHIDGVTPEASRKTFTRPDEVIPVERSQIDEVYETNKDILSSEIVTVGCPHCSPEELEEIADLVEGKKLKKEMWVCTAREVAEGHPDLVQRIEKSGAKVVCDTCMVVSPATNKYASMTVNSGKALAYVPSMCKVAAKYASIEDCIKEAGVIDEN
- a CDS encoding DUF126 domain-containing protein → MLSMRIKCRTISRGIAEGEVLLTRDAISFLGNVDPETGEVVEPQHELYGQSIAGKVLVFPHGKGSTVGSYVIYQLFKNGVAPAAMINLESEPIVAVGAIISEVPLVDRLEKDPYEMLKNGDMVMVNSTEAFVEIKNKE
- a CDS encoding TIGR04013 family B12-binding domain/radical SAM domain-containing protein, which codes for MDVCFRWNKKNTYSLAALAPLVPGALKVKAPHDGIMIYSFATRQAGPIFSEVKKADTDSIFIAGGPHPSGAPEDTLEHFDYVVIGEGEETLPELIDAIVAGKDVSCVKGIAYKDENGNTVITEKRDPVDLDKYPCFDPNIVMSPLEISRGCPFRCRYCQTPRLFGNKMRHRSIDNIVHFAKYYRDLRFTSSNALAYGSDGIHPRLDKVEKLLSALKDTGARDIFFGTFPSEVRPEFVTDESLELITKYCTNTKVSLGAQSGSDRILREILRGHTVDDVVRSLELCFDHGITPMVDFMVGFPDETEEEQDMSLELIQWICKKGGNVHSHYLTPLPGTPFADVETSPVSKRYKKVMGKLALTGQATGSWE